A genomic window from Hypomesus transpacificus isolate Combined female unplaced genomic scaffold, fHypTra1 scaffold_283, whole genome shotgun sequence includes:
- the LOC124463474 gene encoding parvalbumin-7-like, whose product MAMNSILNADDITKALAAFAAADSFNHKKFFEMVGLKAKSADDVKKVFLVLDADSSGFIEENEMKTLLKRFSPEGRDLTDKETKALLQAADTDGDGKISSDEFTALVHQ is encoded by the exons ATGGCCATGAACAGTATCCTCAACGCTGATGACATCACAAAAGCCCTGGCAGCATTTGCAG ctGCTGATTCCTTCAACCATAAGAAGTTCTTTGAGATGGTGGGTCTGAAGGCCAAGTCAGCTGATGATGTGAAGAAGGTCTTCCTGGTCCTGGATGCTGACAGCAGTGGCTTCATAGAGGAGAACGAGATGAA AACCTTACTGAAGAGATTTTCCCCTGAGGGAAGGGACCTGACCGATAAGGAAACCAAAGCATTACTACAGGCAGCCGACACGGATGGAGATGGCAAGATTTCTAGTGATG AGTTCACTGCCCTGGTGCACCAGTAA